From the genome of Polyodon spathula isolate WHYD16114869_AA chromosome 14, ASM1765450v1, whole genome shotgun sequence, one region includes:
- the LOC121326501 gene encoding LOW QUALITY PROTEIN: mitochondrial ubiquitin ligase activator of nfkb 1-A (The sequence of the model RefSeq protein was modified relative to this genomic sequence to represent the inferred CDS: inserted 1 base in 1 codon), producing MSDSPVSPLTLICVGSSFAFSGLFYHLYQQKKQEIHKIEEIPKVQLNKDLIKILAASRGKRLGYAVVEGIVQPQGEPLASQYVPRCFGVIQKVIVQEHKKVWSSITNKWNDRKQNTKESTNTVPFSLVPRGGDGGDGVSIQVVSPLEASNLCLEPVYRRLRKAQEGFVDYIAQGLSGEKPVGLQETEEMLRVGXTLTGFGELVLEPGRVLKLQPPLDGQEYLLLLSDYKSFLQQHQASLSMWKVLTALSGLAGATLLAYIIYRKYWRQRDNSQA from the exons ATGAGTGATAGTCCGGTTAGTCCCTTGACTCTGATCTGTGTGGGATCCAGCTTTGCATTCTCTGGGCTGTTTTACCATTTGTACCAGCAGAAGAAACAAGAAATACACAAAATTGAG GAAATCCCGAAGGTTCAGCTGAATAAAGACCTGATAAAGATATTGGCTGCTTCGCGCGGGAAAAGGCTCGGCTATGCAGTCGTAGAAG GAATCGTTCAGCCACAGGGGGAGCCCCTGGCCAGCCAGTACGTGCCCAGATGCTTCGGAGTCATTCAAAAGGTCATTGTTCAGGAGCACAAGAAGGTCTGGAGCAGCATCACAAACAAgtg GAACGACAGAAAGCAGAACACAAAGGAGAGCACCAACACTGTCCCCTTCAGCCTGGTCCCCCGTGGAGGTGACGGAGGAGATGGGGTCTCTATTCAGGTGGTCTCCCCGCTGGAGGCCTCCAACCTCTGCCTCGAACCCGTGTATCGCCGCCTGCGCAAGGCCCAGGAGGGCTTCGTTGACTACATAGCACAGGGGCTGAGTGGGGAGAAGCCAGTCGGGCTGCAGGAGACAGAGGAGATGCTGCGGGTCG CCACCCTGACCGGATTCGGGGAGTTGGTCCTGGAGCCTGGGAGAGTCCTGAAGCTGCAGCCCCCGCTGGACGGACAGGAATATCTCCTGCTCCTCTCTGACTACAAGAGCTTCCTACAGCAGCACCAGGCGTCCCTCAGCATGTGGAAGGTTCTAACGGCTCTCTCTGGGCTCGCAGGAGCCACTCTGCTGGCCTACATTATTTATAGGAAGTATTGGAGGCAAAGAGACAACAGCCAAGCCTGA
- the LOC121327390 gene encoding uncharacterized protein C2orf72-like codes for MGEKDSESYSSESEIFGESQRDDDPVEEEFQQVLKDIGGRERVFLVSDVLEKSDGSEPGSLEEFLNEMFPPGLNTVADTGDDETCVEIKNGTISAGGGRDGTPSVICNVSASSCAGIPCEEIQPAVKLKDEADQCSGDNAGCRTATPATWLVKCSQQQGAVETRRAYGKACKGTQRAIDRPLIIFVFRHDFLLQPRNRVCLKEILKDVRGRSRAAGVQPALLGLVHLRSESGDSQQSVQLLEQLLQRVFKGHPGEAMWAGHFIPKKPACTLEIKRNACKAIRASLCTDTGGSSGRGGTMSWVRQCFPWQARENRRRQPNCSSSRQGVQQSREEAIPLHSRSPVAQPLNPACIASKQESQA; via the exons ATGGGGGAGAAAGACAGCGAGAGTTACAGCTCGGAGTCTGAGATCTTCGGTGAATCTCAGCGAGACGATGACCCGGTAGAGGAGGAATTCCAGCAGGTTTTAAAAGATATAGGCGGCAGGGAAAGGGTTTTCCTGGTGAGCGATGTTTTGGAGAAAAGCGACGGGAGCGAACCCGGTTCGCTAGAAGAGTTTTTGAATGAGATGTTCCCGCCGGGATTAAATACTGTAGCAGATACTGGTGATGATGAAACTTGCGTTGAGATAAAAAACGGTACAATTTCAGCAGGAGGGGGACGTGACGGGACGCCAAGTGTTATCTGCAACGTCAGTGCAAGCAGCTGTGCCGGTATTCCTTGTGAGGAAATACAACCAGCTGTAAAACTTAAAGACGAAGCAGATCAATGTTCCGGGGACAACGCCGGCTGTCGTACTGCCACGCCGGCGACCTGGCTGGTTAAGTGCTCACAGCAGCAAGGAGCGGTCGAAACACGCAGGGCGTATGGCAAAGCATGCAAAGGCACACAGCGAGCTATAGACCGCCCgttaatcatttttgttttcaggcACGACTTTTTGCTTCAGCCTCGGAACAGGGTTTGTCTGAAGGAGATTCTCAAGGACGTGAGGGGTCGCAGTCGGGCTGCCGGTGTCCAGCCGGCTCTGCTCGGGCTGGTGCACTTGAGAAGCGAAAGCGGGGACAGCCAGCAGTCCGTGCAGCTGCTGGAGCAGCTGCTGCAGAGAGTTTTCAAGGGGCACCCCGGCGAGGCGATGTGGGCTGGTCACTTCATACCGAAGAAGCCGGCGTGCACACTTGAAATTAAGAGAAATGCCTGCAAAGCCATCCGAGCCTCGCTT TGCACAGA cacaggggGCAGCAGCGGTAGAGGAGGCACGATGTCCTGGGTTCGGCAGTGTTTCCCCTGGCAGGCACGAGAGAACAGGAGGCGGCAACCCAACTGCAGCTCCAGCCGGCAAG GCGTACAGCAGAGCAGGGAAGAAGCCATCCCCTTGCACAGCAGAAGCCCTGTCGCTCAGCCCCTGAACCCTGCCTGCATCGCGAGCAAGCAAGAGAGCCAGGCCTGA